A genomic segment from Streptomyces antibioticus encodes:
- a CDS encoding CE1759 family FMN reductase encodes MKLVVVSAGLSVPSSTRLLADRLAAETEAKAKAPAGVEVEVEVVELRDLAVEIAHNFTNGFPGRKLADALDAVAGADGLIVVTPVFSASYSGLFKSFFDVLDQDALTGKPVLIAATGGSARHSLVLEHALRPLFAYLRAVVVPTAVYAASEDWGAEGLPERVERAAGELAALMTGLSAARPAAPAAPAKAEAGGFEVIPFAEQLAALRPAG; translated from the coding sequence ATGAAGCTCGTCGTCGTCTCGGCGGGGCTGAGCGTCCCGTCGTCCACCCGGCTGCTGGCCGACCGCCTCGCCGCGGAGACCGAGGCGAAGGCGAAGGCGCCGGCGGGCGTGGAGGTGGAGGTGGAGGTCGTGGAGCTGCGCGACCTCGCCGTGGAGATCGCCCACAACTTCACCAACGGCTTCCCCGGGCGGAAGCTGGCCGACGCCCTCGACGCGGTGGCGGGCGCCGACGGCCTGATCGTCGTCACGCCGGTGTTCTCCGCGTCGTACAGCGGACTGTTCAAGTCGTTCTTCGACGTCCTCGACCAGGACGCGCTGACCGGCAAGCCGGTGCTGATCGCGGCGACCGGCGGTTCCGCCCGGCACTCGCTGGTGCTGGAGCACGCCCTGCGGCCGCTCTTCGCCTATCTGCGGGCCGTCGTCGTCCCGACCGCCGTCTACGCGGCCTCCGAGGACTGGGGCGCCGAGGGGCTGCCGGAGCGCGTCGAGCGGGCCGCCGGGGAGCTGGCGGCGCTGATGACGGGGCTGTCCGCAGCGCGCCCCGCGGCCCCGGCGGCCCCGGCGAAGGCCGAGGCGGGCGGGTTCGAGGTGATCCCGTTCGCGGAACAGCTCGCGGCCCTGCGGCCGGCGGGGTGA
- a CDS encoding response regulator transcription factor — protein MSPTVLLAEDDRAIRNALERALVLEGYRVTAVADGVEALAHAHTSPPDVLVLDVMMPGIDGLQVCRVLRAEGDRTPILMLTALVETADRIAGLDAGADDYVVKPFDVEEVFARLRALLRRTGNGAAPEPAAAPERPAPAAPRQPAGRRLEAAGVRMDPQARRAWRGERELELTRTEFELLELLVRNAGVVLDHATIYDRIWGYDFGPGSKNLAVYVGYLRRKLDHPGAPPLIHTVRGVGYVLRED, from the coding sequence GTGTCTCCCACCGTGCTCCTCGCCGAAGACGACCGCGCCATCCGCAACGCCCTGGAACGCGCCCTGGTCCTGGAGGGCTACCGGGTCACCGCGGTCGCCGACGGGGTCGAGGCGCTGGCGCACGCCCACACGTCCCCGCCGGACGTGCTCGTCCTCGACGTGATGATGCCCGGCATCGACGGCCTCCAGGTCTGCCGCGTGCTGCGCGCCGAGGGCGACCGCACCCCCATCCTGATGCTCACCGCGCTGGTGGAGACCGCCGACCGGATCGCCGGGCTCGACGCGGGCGCCGACGACTACGTCGTCAAGCCGTTCGACGTCGAGGAGGTCTTCGCCCGGCTGCGCGCCCTGCTCCGCCGCACCGGCAACGGCGCCGCCCCCGAGCCGGCCGCCGCCCCCGAACGCCCCGCCCCCGCCGCGCCCCGGCAGCCCGCCGGACGGCGGCTGGAGGCGGCCGGGGTGCGGATGGACCCGCAGGCGCGGCGGGCCTGGCGCGGCGAACGCGAACTGGAGCTGACCCGCACCGAGTTCGAGCTGCTGGAACTGCTGGTCCGCAACGCCGGGGTCGTCCTGGACCACGCCACCATCTACGACCGGATCTGGGGCTACGACTTCGGCCCCGGCTCCAAGAACCTCGCCGTCTACGTCGGCTATCTGCGCCGCAAGCTCGACCACCCCGGCGCCCCGCCGCTCATCCACACGGTGCGCGGCGTGGGCTACGTGCTCCGGGAGGACTGA
- a CDS encoding sensor histidine kinase, with protein MRRPRRPTGWPRLRLVSLGTTFAVSFAAVTAAVTLLIGLLSYSAAARLVRVDQETVFDEVVQDLRDEVRGTAMAPEDFSSAAPGHDIVRPARTDVQVLGADGSVVDGGNPGLPVVAADRRIAAAATAGEMALHKDVDVGSDVYRVATVALGGGRGAVQVAQEFSDTEDLLRALQQRTLVLMAAVVTAAGLFGWWLARRITHRLVILTAAAEDVARTRRLGVQVPVTGQDEVGRLGRAFDRMLGRLAQSEEDQRRLVQDAGHELRTPLTSLRTNISLLRRIDELPPDTRDELVADLTQEARELTDLVNELVDLAAGQSDTEPPRALDLADLAEEVAAAVRRRTGRRIVVRASGDTTTDGRPQMLQRALSNLVENATKFDREGREPVEIAVKGPARPGVVRVEVLDRGPGIAETDLTRIFDRFYRAADARSLPGSGLGLSIVREVALSHGGAPFAVRREGGGTVIGFTVGGGF; from the coding sequence GTGCGCCGGCCGCGCCGGCCGACGGGATGGCCGCGGCTCCGGCTGGTGTCGCTGGGCACCACGTTCGCCGTGTCCTTCGCCGCCGTCACCGCCGCCGTGACCCTGCTGATCGGCCTGCTGTCCTACTCGGCGGCCGCCCGGCTGGTCCGCGTCGACCAGGAGACCGTGTTCGACGAGGTCGTGCAGGACCTGCGGGACGAGGTGCGCGGCACCGCGATGGCACCGGAGGACTTCTCCTCCGCCGCGCCCGGCCACGACATCGTGCGGCCCGCCCGGACCGACGTCCAGGTACTGGGCGCGGACGGCTCCGTCGTCGACGGCGGCAACCCCGGACTGCCGGTGGTGGCCGCCGACCGGCGGATCGCCGCCGCCGCGACCGCCGGTGAGATGGCCCTGCACAAGGACGTCGACGTCGGCAGCGACGTCTACCGGGTGGCGACCGTCGCGCTCGGCGGCGGCCGGGGCGCCGTGCAGGTGGCGCAGGAGTTCAGCGACACCGAGGACCTGCTGCGGGCGCTCCAGCAGCGCACCCTCGTGCTGATGGCCGCCGTCGTCACGGCCGCCGGACTGTTCGGCTGGTGGCTGGCCCGGCGCATCACCCACCGGCTGGTCATCCTCACCGCCGCCGCCGAGGACGTCGCCCGCACCCGTCGGCTCGGGGTGCAGGTGCCGGTCACCGGACAGGACGAGGTGGGCCGGCTGGGCCGCGCCTTCGACCGCATGCTGGGCCGCCTCGCCCAGTCGGAGGAGGACCAGCGGCGCCTGGTCCAGGACGCGGGGCACGAGCTGCGCACCCCGCTGACCTCGCTGCGGACGAACATCTCGCTGCTGCGCCGGATCGACGAACTGCCCCCCGACACCCGGGACGAACTGGTCGCCGACCTCACCCAGGAGGCCCGCGAGCTGACCGACCTCGTCAACGAACTGGTCGACCTCGCGGCCGGCCAGTCCGACACCGAGCCGCCCCGCGCCCTGGACCTCGCCGACCTCGCCGAGGAGGTCGCGGCGGCCGTCCGGCGCCGCACCGGCCGGCGCATCGTGGTCCGGGCCAGCGGCGACACCACCACCGACGGCCGCCCCCAGATGCTCCAGCGGGCGCTGTCCAACCTCGTCGAGAACGCCACCAAGTTCGACCGCGAGGGCCGCGAGCCCGTCGAGATCGCCGTCAAGGGCCCCGCCCGGCCGGGGGTCGTACGGGTCGAGGTCCTCGACCGGGGGCCGGGCATCGCCGAGACCGATCTGACGCGCATCTTCGACCGCTTCTACCGGGCCGCCGACGCCCGTTCCCTGCCCGGGTCCGGCCTCGGCCTGTCCATCGTGCGGGAGGTGGCGCTGTCGCACGGCGGCGCCCCCTTCGCCGTCCGGCGCGAGGGCGGCGGCACGGTGATCGGGTTCACGGTGGGCGGCGGGTTCTGA
- a CDS encoding LLM class flavin-dependent oxidoreductase, translating into MQFGIFTVGDVTPDPTTGRTPTERERIKAMVAIALKAEEVGLDVFATGEHHNPPFVPSSPTTMLGYVAARTEKLILSTSTTLITTNDPVKIAEDFAMLQHLADGRVDLMMGRGNTGPVYPWFGQDIRQGINLAVENYALLHRLWREDVVDWEGKFRTPLQGFTSTPRPLDGVAPFVWHGSIRSPEIAEQAAYYGDGFFHNNIFWPADHTKRMVELYRARYAHYGHGTPEQAIVGLGGQVFMRKNSQDAVREFRPYFDNAPVYGHGPSLEDFTDQTPLTVGTPEQVIEKTLAFRDYAGDYQRQLFLLDHAGLPLKTVLEQLDLLGEEVVPVLRKEFAKGRPADVPDAPTHQSLLAAEKAARAGKAAENQEVSAV; encoded by the coding sequence ATGCAGTTCGGGATCTTCACCGTCGGCGACGTCACGCCGGACCCCACCACGGGGCGTACGCCGACCGAGCGCGAGCGGATCAAGGCCATGGTCGCCATCGCGCTCAAGGCCGAGGAGGTCGGCCTGGACGTCTTCGCGACCGGCGAGCACCACAACCCGCCGTTCGTGCCGTCGTCCCCGACCACGATGCTCGGCTATGTCGCCGCGCGCACGGAGAAGCTGATCCTCTCCACCTCCACCACCCTGATCACCACCAACGACCCGGTGAAGATCGCGGAGGACTTCGCGATGCTCCAGCACCTGGCCGACGGCCGGGTGGACCTGATGATGGGGCGCGGCAACACCGGCCCGGTCTACCCCTGGTTCGGCCAGGACATCCGCCAGGGCATCAACCTCGCCGTCGAGAACTACGCCCTGCTGCACCGGCTGTGGCGCGAGGACGTCGTGGACTGGGAGGGGAAGTTCCGCACCCCGTTGCAGGGCTTCACCTCCACCCCGCGCCCGCTGGACGGCGTCGCGCCGTTCGTCTGGCACGGCTCCATCCGCTCCCCGGAGATCGCCGAGCAGGCCGCCTACTACGGCGACGGCTTCTTCCACAACAACATCTTCTGGCCCGCCGACCACACCAAGCGGATGGTCGAGCTGTACCGGGCCCGGTACGCCCACTACGGGCACGGCACGCCCGAGCAGGCGATCGTCGGCCTGGGCGGCCAGGTGTTCATGCGGAAGAACTCCCAGGACGCGGTGCGCGAGTTCCGGCCCTACTTCGACAACGCGCCCGTCTACGGGCACGGGCCGTCGCTGGAGGACTTCACCGATCAGACCCCGCTGACCGTCGGCACCCCCGAGCAGGTCATCGAGAAGACCCTGGCCTTCCGTGATTACGCGGGCGACTACCAGCGTCAGCTCTTCCTCCTCGACCACGCGGGACTGCCGCTGAAGACGGTCCTGGAGCAGCTCGACCTGCTCGGCGAGGAGGTCGTGCCGGTGCTGCGGAAGGAGTTCGCCAAGGGCCGCCCGGCCGATGTGCCGGACGCGCCGACCCATCAGTCCCTGCTCGCGGCCGAGAAGGCCGCCCGGGCCGGGAAGGCCGCGGAGAACCAGGAGGTGAGCGCCGTATGA